Sequence from the Gadus chalcogrammus isolate NIFS_2021 chromosome 21, NIFS_Gcha_1.0, whole genome shotgun sequence genome:
atattctttagtttgctgaccacttgttttttatcctgaCAAAAGCCTTGTAAtgacagttcctctgcgtctctctctagatcgcaccatctttcaacgtctttgtttaatatgaCTGCTccccttctctcacatgatcagcagcttgcggatttcactttctctcaagTTAGAAttgctcatgatgatatcgctgcgttgtctctctGTGGAGACCACGCAGCAACACCTTACCCAAGCGCCCCCTGGAACCTTGGAGCCATCAAAAATGGCATGCATAAAACGGCATATTTGGCATTGTAAAAACGCTCAGTGGAGAGAGGGCTATCTGAGTagaacggctccaaataagcCACAAAGTCAGTAATGTGCCAATTGTGTTCTCtttgttgttctccattgttgttctactacagcggacgcttggtgattgCGTATTACGACGGGATGACTAGTGATGGGTCATTGGCGACCGAATCAGTTCAAATGAACGAATCTTTAACAAGAACGAACCAAAATGATTATTCTCTCTCGTGTGTCTCGTTTGTCTCGTTCGAtctcagactcgactcctcccagacccactagtcgctGACTTGTTGGTCATTCACTCActgtgagtggtgaagagggaagaggcttaGTGAGCGAGTGTACGATAATACGATTCAATATCAGTGAAAGGGTAAATGCATGCTGTTTTTATACTTTCTTTGTCATGCCAGcttaatcaaatatttgaatgtcttgTCAATCTTTCTCGTTCTTTCATGGTTCATTCTCCACCCtggacccccaccatcattaCTAAATCAAGTcttatcttgctgatatgttaaacatccaataatcaactactCCGCCCCATCCCACTGCGTTTcgttaaagttgtaatgttgtaTTGATTGATGTCCGACTTCCACGATCGTTTGAGAATGCGattgagggaggagctgagtctgactgactcagctgagaaccgtgcattccatAAATCGATTCACTGCTACTGGAAACTCGACTacacgaacgaacgaacgattctgAACGAGtcttcttggcgaactgaatcaaggaaaataatcattaaatccaTCACTAGTAATGACGTATGTACAACAGGCAACCGTAATCAGGCCCAGTTgagattgcctagtgtgagcacAGGCCAGCAGCACAGCGGGGGGCAATCCTACTTGAGTACGGTACAGGGCAActttgcctagtgtgagtgcacacCCAGATGCCttggacaccagccttccgagttgcaattGGGACGTcgtttccggtctcggagcacttatagcgttcccattcaactttgtgattgtgtcatgaaattggctagtcgttgtttatcgttagctacattagcctctttagaaaactggctcgaaaacaaacaacacaacattacattGTGTTGCATGCAAAGCAAGACAGtgcaatttacatttacatttagcagacgcttttatccaaagcgacttacaataagtacatttgtcataagaagtgcaacaatatatcgctgtcgtacagtaaggatgttcatagaaccaagtgcaagtacaacaattgctaggctaaccaattccccgtgttacacctatgatagcagctactgcagttgctacacagttaagtactataatacaatacaacacaatacaatacaatgttgcTACACAAcattgctacacagttaagtactataataaaatacaacacaatacaatgtacaatggaggccagaagggggagggtggctatgcagagttgaggtggactctgaacaggtgagtcttgagcctttttcggaagatagtgagcgactctgcggtcttgagaacggcagggagctcgttccaccactgaggtcccaaaacctagaaaagttgtgactttgctgatcgacctttgctagctcttagcgatggcggtaccagacgtccagctgaggtagttgagcggagggatcgagctgaggtgtgtggctttaccaatgcttggaggtaggcaggggcagttccatcgactgccttgtatgccagtaccatcgttttaaatttgatgcgagctactacagggagccagtggcggtcccggaagaggggagtcacatgggagaacttcggtaggttgaacacgaggcgtgctgccgcattctggatgcccTGCAagggtttaatcgcagaggcaggaagtccagccaggattgagttgcagtagtcgaggcgggagatgaccagtgattggactagaatcaaagctgcttcccttgtgaggaagggccggatacTGTAGATGTtgaaaagtgcaaatctgcaggatcgggccaccgcattgatgtttgcggtgcagcataactgatagTCCAATACCACACTGAGGTTTCTGGCAGTAGGAGAATACAgtgatacagtgatgttctcaacggtgaccagtaagtccatgtgtgggatATATTTCCATGGGATTAGGAGGAGGttggttttgttgaggttaagcctcaggtgatgggcagttgtccaggtgctgacgtccgccagacattccgatatgcatgttgcaatcagggcattatcagatgaggggaaagagagaaaaagctgagtgtcgtcagcatagcagtgataggaaaagccatGTGATGTAATTACCGAGCCCAAAGAtctgggctgtttcccaatgtcaaggaagcatgctcaacgtccgcccttttaaggacgctacgtcatagaaccccgacaagcactgttccaatgttgaggacactcgaaagccgcgccattttcgcgtcctttgtttttgagaattccgagatttttcaaggatgcatcgctgcatcctagacgagccaaaacgaCCCACAATCCACTGCGTTCACACGCTGCACGGGATATAAAAAATGGCAGAGGGAaagcagtacacgttcaaatgtaAGTGAAGTTAAAAtaaagttttcagaaatattttgtgccgtattggtttttatagattcatcatgttaatgcaaataatcaagcttaaagacctgtgccacttttcaaacgtttttgcaacttaatgatacgttgctatattttgcatggacgtagctatggtgttaaacaccactgtcaacaatgtaaatttactcgctcacaagattacattatttatgtatacctatttatgtttgtatacatacattttttatctttttttttaggttttttttttcagcccagcaaacggaggcttttgtgcaccttagggtggcgcacaaacatgtTGTCAAATAAATGCACCACCGATCATtcgcaatgtttgtaatttgtaatgaacgtatataattgtattatatataatatacttatgtgaaaagcactggtagattgtaggtatgatgaatgaatcagatcagttaaataatatatccaaataaatacatgtttatcatcactttctttgtctttttcccctgcataatagtaatcaaccataCTGTAAACGTGATggatgaattaagttctcagacaatttcacttagtgttataaaaattgaatggatatttttttattaaagacgattcgatcaaccgcaacaaagcttttgtgacttcctcaaagaggctccatgcgaaggagacatgaccgcattcataacagacaaaagtcaaataaatatcgatcagcttgattgctgccatgttttattcataagcgcacatgtgtttacaagcgcaaacgcagtattaaaaagcggaagcgcttccacactagcaaGTCATTCCAAAGTCcgaacgctaggaagcactcgagctagcattCTAGTCTCATCTTCATAGGACGCGAcaagcaaggacgcgtcctagcaaggctgcagccttcacattgggaaacagccctggtatagagggagaacagaagaggccccagtacagagccttgagggacaccagtttcaagcatgcaaggtttggacaaggagccattgcATGTtacttgataggtgcggttcgtcaggtaggatgtgaaccaggaaagagcagattcagcaatgccaagttcagcaagagtggcaaggaggatctggtggttcaccgtgtcaaattctgcggacaggtcgaggagaatgagaaccgaagagagggacgaggctctggcagcacggagggactcagtcaacgcgaggagagccgtctcagtggagtgtgccttcttgaagcctgactggtgagggtcaagcaggttgttagttgagagataggaggacagttggttagcaatggcacgttccagtgttttagagaggaatgaaagaagagataccggtctgtagttctggatgtcggtggcATTAAGAGTtggttttttgaggagaggctttattctggcagtcttgaaagacgctggaacaatgcctgCGTTCATGAATGCACGTTCATATTTGCCTTCCCGGTGAGCTTGGCCGGGAACTGCTACTGctggtaagaaacaatgttttttaatgtattgccgcatatcattgtgtgttaagttctctttgccgaaatttaaaTGCCcactcagtgtttctgaagttgttgAAGAGAAAGCtatccatgtgtgaattaggccatattatttagCCATAAACTAAGCCTTTTGAAGTTTGAAAATCCTGTAGTCATGCATCGGTCTCAGCAGAGACTGCAAAATATAAACTTCTCAGGTTCAAATGAGCTCATGGATCGTTAAAGGGGGTGGGAGATGGAactatcattggtttattgcatgttacgCCATAAAATACACGTACGGGTATTCAGaacaaccctttttagatatattttttttaggcgcaagagtaatttatccGCCTCTTAAATAGAAACAGCGCCAGAgatccgcccacaaagctattTGCATTTCGTACTACtcttcagaccgttaaaatagtgCCCTTTATTGATTTCTCCTTTTTCTTGGTTtaagttttcttttcttcttggTCGGGAGGGCCTAACATATTGTTTTGTGTCTTCTCAAAACTCTTACATTTATACAATTCTTACTGTCAGTCTAGACAAAGAATTTAAGCATTCAACAGAAAAAAATCCAAACCCCTCCCTTCAGGTTTCCCTTCAAGACCACAATACCAAAAACATGAACATGTGTTACAACCTGGCTCAACGGTTGCAACATTGAAGGGGAGGCCACACATGGTCTTGGATGAGcttaatacatttattaaagaataccgtgaacaaacaaacataacagaAACTAAGGATTGGGCTGCAGGCCAGGAAGAGAAAGAGTCACTTGATCGGGGCTGCTTTATAGGCTCCTGAGCCCAGCCTGCTCAGGTGAGCTGCATCTCGTTAGGTGATAATCCACCAATCAGCAACCtgcaacacagaacacaccagaagcagcaccaccaccacaaggcAACCCTGTGACCGTCACACTTCCCCCCATAAGACAGGAGTTCTACCCTGTACATTCATAAAGGGCATACACTCCTGTACACTGCAACAGAATACACACTTTAAATTTCACTTTGCGAGTTACAAAGGCGCACGGGACAAAGCATCCGCCATGACGTTGTGGGTGCCCTTAATTTGACGGATGTCTAAGTTGTACGGCTGCAAAAACAGAGCCCATCGCATAAGCCTCTGATTAGGGTTCTGCAAAGAATTCAAAAAGGTGAGAGGGTTATGGTCAGTGAATACAACAATTGGCATTCCAGAATCGAGGTACACATTGAAATGTTGCAGAGCCAGAACTAATGCCAATGCTTCTTTTTCGATAACTGAGTAGTTCAGTTGGTAAGCGTTGAACTTCTTGGAATAGAAGCTAACGGGATGTTCGATACCTTTTCCATCAGCCTGGAGGAGTACCGCACCTGCTCCAACATGGCTGGCATCAACATGTAGTGTAAATGGCTGATCCAGTCTGGGAGCTAGGAGGACTGGCGCAGAGCATAACAGGGTTTTAACAACAGTGAACGCTTGCTGACATGAGGTGGACCAGATGTATTTAGACTTGATCTTCAACAAGTCGGTCAGAGGGGCCACCACTGTCGAGAAATTACGGCAAAAACAGCGATAATAGCCAACCAATCCTAGGAACCTCATTAATTCTTTTTTCGTAGTGGGAACAGGGAACTCCTCAACAGCAGTCACCTTTGCATGAACTGGACGCACATGTCCTTGGCCCAATACTTTGCCAAGATATGTCACCGTAGCTTTTGCAAACTCACATTTAGCCAAGTTTACTGTCAGATTCGCATTTGCAAATCGTTCAAACAAAGCCCGGATGCGACTTAGATGATCCTCCCAGGTGTTACTGTAAATCACGACATCGTCCAAATATACCGCACAACCTTCAAGTCTGTTAACAACCATATTCATTAACCGTTGAAATGTAGCTGGTGCGTTGCGCAAACCAAAACCCATAACAGTATGTAACCCTTGTCCCATgtagttaaataataaatctagagtggttaatacaataagacTGGGCCTGGGCTCGTTGTAGGAAACTACAACTTTGATTCATATGTTACTGTTGGATAATTTTAATAAATGACCACCAcaactgtattttaaatgtaaaagtatTCAATCACATATTTATTCACAAAATGAAATACTAGTCGAATGTATTTtaggaaaagaaaacaaataaacaaataaaataaataaaatcagatgcaCGGGATTCTCCAATTTACAACAATGCAAACTCAATGtaccacacacaatcaaattaaCAACACACTTTAAATTAGGTTAACCCGTTGCAGGCCTGTTAGTTGAAGCTTGTGTGCGGTGGGGCCTAAAAACTGTACTGGCCGCTTCACTCAGCTTGagctcaaaataaaagcacgtGCAATGTGTAAATCAGTACTCACGAATCCAGGGTGTAATTAGTAGGGGCAGAAAGGGATTGGGGGATGATATTCTCACGAAGATAATGGCAATGGCGGTGgcaatccaaacacacacgtgggcAATGGCGGTGGCGAAGTCACAAggaagaaaacacagaaaacagcaGGGCCATCTGCTGGAAACCCCTCTCTCCAACGTCCAGCTCCTTTTTGCAGGTCACAAAGAAGTTTAAATCAGGACCACGAGTAGTCGACCTCACGATAAAACTTAACTGCTTCCCACACTACGATGCCTCCTCTTAGCTCTCAGTCCGGTCAGGTTTCTTTCTCTACATGTGCTCACTACTCCCCACGCTAACCTGCTGCACTAGTCCCGCCCTTTACACGTTGAGACTTTATTCGGATTGGCTTGTGAAGTTTTAATACaaccaaagacaaaacaaattaaatgatttACGTGTGACAGGTAAAAGGTTAAGTTAAACATAAACACGGCTTCTTCCTCTTTTATATCCTGAATTCACAAATATTTTAGCCTTGATAAACTTAAAGacctttatattaatttatcgtTTAACTGTAAATAGTTTTATTAAACGTATTATATTTATGCTTTTAATCCGCACACATTTTAacccattttattattatgaactctatttatttatgaacattaaacacagcattttattatactgttaattattttttatgctcTGTAACTTGTGGTTTTTGTACAGGGCTACACCCTCCCTCTTCTGAACGTGTAGATGTCCTCATCACACCTTTTGTCTCTCTTTAACTTGGAAGATTTTTGTACAGAGCTACACCCTCCCTCTTCTGAACGTGTAGATGTCCTCATCACAccttttgtctctcttcaaCTTGGAAGGGTGTtttttgttctcctcctccatgtacCTTTTGGATGTTTTGGACTTTTTCCTTGATTCGTTGTCTTGGTTTGGAGGGTTTAACTTGAGTTGGATGACCATGCCATGGTGCATGATGGTAACTGGTTCACAAGATGGATGACCAGGTCTCTCATAAGTGAATCTCATAGATGGCTTTGGTTTTCTCAGGGATTTCCGGATTGTAGAAGacctttcactttcacttctaGCGCTTTTAGCAGCTTTATCACGTCTGGCTCTGTTTAACAGAGGTGAGCTTGCTCCCTCTTCTGAATCTTGCAAATCTTCCGCAGATTCAGTATATGTCTCTTGGACATAAGAGTGTGACAGAGGACGTGCAGCACCTTCAGGCGGTTCCTCATACTCTGTTTCTGTAAGTTGTTGATTTTCTGCAGCTTCACAGTTTTCCTCTTCAGAGTTTTCACTTTCTTCAGAACTCTGACTCTGTTCATCCTCCACAGGTTGATTTATCATGTTTAATCGTTTCCTGACCTCATCCACATCAAAATCTGGAGGATTGTGGACAGTTTCAAACTCTGAGCCTGAGGACTCTGTGTCACTTTCTTCAGACTTGGTTGATAGATGTTTCCGGGTAAGTTGAGCTCTTGTTACAGGTCTCCGAGCAGAGTTTGTAtcatctgattggttagacaacCTAACCATGTACCCGATGGGCAACAGGTGGTCTTGATGAAGAGTTTTTACCACACCTGTACCATGCTCTGGTTTGACCTTGTAAACAGGCAGATTAGGCAACTTCTCCACAACAACATATGGTGTTGATTTCCATCGATCTTGGAGTTTATGCTTGCCTTTTAGACCCAAATTCTGAATGAGAATTCTGTCACCTTTCTCCAAAGGTGAATCTCTCACACGATGGTCATAGCGAGCTTTGTTTTTCAGATGACTCTTTGTAGCAGAGTCAGATGCCAGTTGGTAGGCTTTTTGTAACTCTTTCCTCATCCTGGCGACGTACTGTTGGTAAGAGGTTTCACTTTCACCATTTGGCGAGATCCCAAAACAGATGTCAATGGGTAACCTTGCCTCCCTTCCAAACATGAGATGATAAGGGGAGTATCCTGTGGAATCATTCTTGGTGCAATTGTATGCATGTACCAGGTGGGTGATATGTTGACTCCAACTTTGTTTCTTTACAGTGTCCAGGGtaccaagcattgctaaaagtGTTCTATTGAACCTTTCTGGTTGTGCGTCCCCTTGTGGGTGATAGGGGGATGTTCTTGACTTCCGAACCCCAAGCATGGACAAGAGTTCTTTGATCAGGCGACTTTCAAAATCTCGTCCTTGATCCGAGTGTATCCGTGCAGGTAGGCCGTAGTGCACAAAATACTTCTCCCACAATACTCTTGCAACGGTGATAGCCTTTTGATCTTTTGTAGCAAATGCTTGTGCGTAACGTGTATAATGGTCTGTCACTACTAACACATTAGCAACACCTCTAGAGTCAGGCTCTATCTGCAAAAAGTCAATGCAGACTAAATCTAGAGGGCCATTACTTGTTATTTGATTCAAGGGCGAGGCATGCTGAGAGAGTGTCTTCCTGGAGATACATCTACCACAGGTTCGAATGTACTGCTCAACCTCAGCTGTCATTCGCGGCCAATAAAATCTGTCTTTGATCAGTTCGGTAGTGCGTTCCATTCCCATGTGTCCGCACTCATCATGTAGAGACCTTAACACCATTGGGCGGTATCTGGCTGGTAAGACAAGTTGTTTGATCTGTTTTCcgcatgttttttcttttactctGTAGAGTAATCCATCCTTTAATTCCAACTTTCGGCTTTCGCGTAAGAGCAACACAGTCTCAGGTGAATCATTTTTTGAGCGTGTCAGCCCTTTATTCTTTTCCAGTGCCTTCTTTAATGGCCCAATTGTTGGGTCCATGTCTTGTGATGCCTGGATATCTTTCGGACTTAGCTGATCCAGCACGTTCATGCTAAGGTTCACTGGGAACACATAAGCTTCTGGTacagctgcagcaggagctCCCAACTGGTCCACCAATCTGTCGGGCACATCAGCCTCTCCACTGATGCAGGCTCGCTTGCAGAGGGCTTTGATGCCAGCAGGTGGGACACTAGTCCACTCTTTAGCCTCCTCTGGAGAGTATTGTCGAGACAACAAGTTAGCATCGATATTTTGCCTCCCAGGTCGGTATTGGATGGTGAACTCGTAGGTGGCAAGGGCAGCAAGCCAACGATGTCCGactgcactgagtttggcaGAGGTCAACACATATGTTAATGGGTTGTTGTCAGTTCTTACAGTAAACTTAGCTCCATACAAGTAATCGTGAAACTTGTCCACGACAGCCCATTTTAATGCCAGAAATTCCAATTGATGGACTGGATAGTTGTGCTCTGAGTCTTTAAGCTTCCGACTGGCGAAAGCTACTGGTCGGAGGCCCTCAGGATATTCCTGGTTCAGGACAGCGCCTAGGCCATTCATACTGGCGTCCACATGTAAGATGTACGTCTTAGTGGGGTCAGCGAATGCTAACACTGGGGCATTGATCAAACAGTCACGGATACGCTCAAAAGCGGCCTGGCAGGCCTGAGTCCACCGTTCTCCGAAAAGCTCTGATGGCTTGAAATAGACTTTGCTTGGGTCGACACTCTTTTTGAAATTGGGGTCTTTCCAAGTGGGGGCATAACCCTTGGTGAGCTCAGAAAGAGGACGGACAATGGCAGAGTAATTTGCAATGAACCTTCGATAGTAACTGCAAAATCCGAGGAAGGACTTCAGAGGTTTCAGGTGAGTGGGCTCTTTCCAATGCTTGACTACTTCCACTTTGTCTGGATCAGTAGCTATTCCATTAGCAGAAACGATGTGACCCACATACCTAACCTCAGGCTGGCAGAATTGACATTTGTCAATAGAAACCTTCAATCCGACCTCCTCTAGTCGATCCAGTACCTTGAAAAGACGTTGCTCATGCTCTTCAAGTGTCTTGCCGAAAATGATGATATCATCCAAGTACACGAGAGCTTCCAGAAGATGCATATCACCAACAGCTTTTTCCATTAAGCGCTGAAACGTTGCCGGCGCTCCTGTGATTCCTTGTGGCATGCGCTCAAATTGATAGAAACCAAGAGGGCAAATGAACGCCGTCTTCTCTTTGTCCTCCGGAGCCATCTCTATCTGGTAATAGCCACTGCGCAGATCTAAGACTGAGAACCATTGGCTGCCGGAGAGAGAATCCAAGGCGTCGTCAATGCGTGGCATTGTGTACTGGTCTGGTGTGGTGCGGTTGTTGAGTGTTCTGTAGTCAATACAGATTCTTATACTCCCATTCTTTTTGCGCACTACAACGATCGGTGAGGCGTATGGGCTACGGGACTCTGTGATAATTCCAGCTGCCAGCAGTTGTTGTATGTGCCGCCGCACATCGTCTATGTCTGCAGGGGCTAGTCTCCTTGACCTTTCCCTGAAGGGTCTGGGGTCATGCAGGCGTATGTGGTGTTCAACACCCTTTGCACGACCAACCTCCCACTCATGGAGTGAGAAAACATTCCGCCTCTCAGCTAACTTCTGCTGAAGCTGACTCTTCCACTCTTTGGGAATGGGAGAGTCTCCGAAATTAAAGAGACTTGGGTCTATGGTTTCAGCTGTGAGGTCGGAAGGCCTGACTGGGGTAGCTGTGTCCACAGCATACATCTCAGCAACAACGGTCCCAACTGGGATTGAAGTTGTCTTTTTGGACTCATTTTGAATGAGGACAGTGAAACTGTTGTTGTCTATGTTGGCGTCTGAGAGCACACCAGGCTGTACCAGCAAACTGTTGGGGAGCAACTGGTCAGTGGGTGCATCGATCAGTACAAGATCCTTGGACGGAGCACTCTGTCTTTCCACTTTGCACGTTGCATAGTACTTTGCACCTGGAGCAATGGAGAGTGAACCGGGTCCTTCCCACTTTATCTGTCCCAAGACTTCATTTTTTGTTGACTGCTCTTGTGCTTTAACAGGGGCATAAACAGACTGTATTCTCATTGAGTACACAGTGTTCTCGTCACCTTTTGTCTTCGCCAGTTCCCATAGGCGGCGGAACAGATATGTGTTGGTTCCAACCAGCACAGGGGTTTGTTGTTGGTTTCTTGGCTCAGGACAAATCAAGGCGAGCACTTCTACTCGTCCCGTCACACCAGTGATCTCTTCTGAAAACTCCAtctcaacaacaacatatccTTTGTAAGGATACTCAGTGTCAGCAAGGCCCCAGAGTCCAAGGCCAGAGAGGGGTTTTATCGGGACATCAAGTAAGTGTTTGTTATACCAGCTTTCAAAGATGATAGTCACATTGGACCCACTGTCGATGAGAGCATCGCAGACTACATCATTTACTTTGATGGTGTGAATAAATGATGGACCTACAAGACCTTCAGGTAAGTCAGTGTTGTTCTCTGGGACTTCAACCTTATTGGTTCTAGCTACAAAGTGTTCTTCAGCTGCAGGCTGCGGGTTCTCTTTGTGGGAAAGAGGGGAAACACGCGCCAAGCGTATGAGCTTTCTAATGACTTTCTGAAGATTCTCAGGGGCAGTACATCTGGTGGCTATGTGGCCATTTTCCCCACACCGATAACAGAAAAACTCATCATTGTCTTGTCGGGGAGAGGAGACTCTGGAATGAGCGGGCTTGTAACCCGTAGCTGCTTTGTATCGGTGTGGCTGGGGTGTTTGTTCTGATGTGTAATTCACTGCCATTACACTCATTTTACTTTCTAGTGCTTTCACTTGTTTCTTTAGTGATTGCAGTTCACTCTGTGACTCATTTCTCTGTTTTTGTTTCTCTGTAAGACCGTTAAAGGACTCATCAGATGGTGGCTGAGGTTGTGGGTTGCTTCTCTGCT
This genomic interval carries:
- the LOC130374637 gene encoding uncharacterized protein LOC130374637, whose product is MAVLANSPSQRELINWCKGESIDLKHAFLLHGVPEGVSREDIEETAGTIKAWGRVRVKGKMFHHQQQSLMVLCECREEIDPSKIPPEIMPISGGSSWKTVCYTEPQLDNFEEKLLTFLQSEGRTLEDIQGLCSPTKESKSNPEDIIRAVGDVMSRTNKQPDSHPYRRLRTFSGISPTPTGEETLDNWLEQATLLVEEVECSDKEKRRRILESLKGPAFEIIQAVRMTQPDASPREYIEAIESIFGTVESSEELYLSFRALHQQPGERLSEFLRRVERSLVKVVQGGGLPVSAANSTRLEQLLRGSTSELMLLQLKIRERSSNPPTFLNLLREVMEEEGRQSARQSQVSHLRPQRVRTVQAEKEKEPESVSRSELQARIQELRAQLEQRSNPQPQPPSDESFNGLTEKQKQRNESQSELQSLKKQVKALESKMSVMAVNYTSEQTPQPHRYKAATGYKPAHSRVSSPRQDNDEFFCYRCGENGHIATRCTAPENLQKVIRKLIRLARVSPLSHKENPQPAAEEHFVARTNKVEVPENNTDLPEGLVGPSFIHTIKVNDVVCDALIDSGSNVTIIFESWYNKHLLDVPIKPLSGLGLWGLADTEYPYKGYVVVEMEFSEEITGVTGRVEVLALICPEPRNQQQTPVLVGTNTYLFRRLWELAKTKGDENTVYSMRIQSVYAPVKAQEQSTKNEVLGQIKWEGPGSLSIAPGAKYYATCKVERQSAPSKDLVLIDAPTDQLLPNSLLVQPGVLSDANIDNNSFTVLIQNESKKTTSIPVGTVVAEMYAVDTATPVRPSDLTAETIDPSLFNFGDSPIPKEWKSQLQQKLAERRNVFSLHEWEVGRAKGVEHHIRLHDPRPFRERSRRLAPADIDDVRRHIQQLLAAGIITESRSPYASPIVVVRKKNGSIRICIDYRTLNNRTTPDQYTMPRIDDALDSLSGSQWFSVLDLRSGYYQIEMAPEDKEKTAFICPLGFYQFERMPQGITGAPATFQRLMEKAVGDMHLLEALVYLDDIIIFGKTLEEHEQRLFKVLDRLEEVGLKVSIDKCQFCQPEVRYVGHIVSANGIATDPDKVEVVKHWKEPTHLKPLKSFLGFCSYYRRFIANYSAIVRPLSELTKGYAPTWKDPNFKKSVDPSKVYFKPSELFGERWTQACQAAFERIRDCLINAPVLAFADPTKTYILHVDASMNGLGAVLNQEYPEGLRPVAFASRKLKDSEHNYPVHQLEFLALKWAVVDKFHDYLYGAKFTVRTDNNPLTYVLTSAKLSAVGHRWLAALATYEFTIQYRPGRQNIDANLLSRQYSPEEAKEWTSVPPAGIKALCKRACISGEADVPDRLVDQLGAPAAAVPEAYVFPVNLSMNVLDQLSPKDIQASQDMDPTIGPLKKALEKNKGLTRSKNDSPETVLLLRESRKLELKDGLLYRVKEKTCGKQIKQLVLPARYRPMVLRSLHDECGHMGMERTTELIKDRFYWPRMTAEVEQYIRTCGRCISRKTLSQHASPLNQITSNGPLDLVCIDFLQIEPDSRGVANVLVVTDHYTRYAQAFATKDQKAITVARVLWEKYFVHYGLPARIHSDQGRDFESRLIKELLSMLGVRKSRTSPYHPQGDAQPERFNRTLLAMLGTLDTVKKQSWSQHITHLVHAYNCTKNDSTGYSPYHLMFGREARLPIDICFGISPNGESETSYQQYVARMRKELQKAYQLASDSATKSHLKNKARYDHRVRDSPLEKGDRILIQNLGLKGKHKLQDRWKSTPYVVVEKLPNLPVYKVKPEHGTGVVKTLHQDHLLPIGYMVRLSNQSDDTNSARRPVTRAQLTRKHLSTKSEESDTESSGSEFETVHNPPDFDVDEVRKRLNMINQPVEDEQSQSSEESENSEEENCEAAENQQLTETEYEEPPEGAARPLSHSYVQETYTESAEDLQDSEEGASSPLLNRARRDKAAKSARSESERSSTIRKSLRKPKPSMRFTYERPGHPSCEPVTIMHHGMVIQLKLNPPNQDNESRKKSKTSKRYMEEENKKHPSKLKRDKRCDEDIYTFRRGRV